From Pseudomonas sp. stari2, a single genomic window includes:
- the fliG gene encoding flagellar motor switch protein FliG: MSDNRAAVAKLSRVDKAAILLLSLGSTDAAQVLRHMGPKEVQRVGVAMAQMGNVHREQVEQVMSEFVDIVGDQTSLGVGSDDYVRKMLTQALGEDKANGLIDRILLGGNTSGLDSLKWMEPRAVADVIRYEHPQIQAIVVAYLDPDQAGEVLGNFDHKVRLDIILRVSSLNTVQPAALKELNQILEKQFSGNSNASRTTLGGIKRAADIMNFLDSSIEGQLMDSIREVDEDLSGQIEDLMFVFNNLADVDDRGIQALLREVSSDVLVLALKGSDEGVKEKIFKNMSKRAAELLRDDLEAKGPVRVSDVETAQKEILTIARRMAEAGEIVLGGKGGEEMI; the protein is encoded by the coding sequence ATGAGTGATAACCGAGCCGCCGTCGCCAAACTGTCCCGGGTCGATAAAGCCGCGATTCTGCTGCTGTCCCTGGGGTCGACCGATGCTGCACAAGTGCTGCGCCACATGGGCCCCAAAGAGGTTCAGCGAGTCGGTGTGGCCATGGCCCAGATGGGCAACGTCCACCGTGAGCAGGTCGAGCAGGTCATGAGCGAGTTCGTCGACATCGTCGGCGACCAGACCAGCCTGGGCGTCGGCTCCGACGATTACGTGCGCAAAATGCTCACCCAGGCCTTGGGTGAAGACAAGGCCAACGGCCTGATCGACCGCATTCTGCTGGGCGGCAACACCAGCGGCCTCGACAGCCTGAAATGGATGGAGCCGCGCGCCGTAGCCGACGTGATCCGTTACGAGCACCCGCAGATCCAGGCGATCGTGGTCGCGTACCTCGATCCGGATCAGGCCGGTGAAGTGCTGGGCAACTTCGACCACAAGGTGCGTCTGGACATCATCCTGCGCGTCTCGTCGCTGAACACCGTGCAGCCGGCGGCACTGAAAGAATTGAACCAGATCCTCGAGAAGCAGTTCTCCGGCAACTCGAACGCCTCGCGCACCACCCTGGGTGGCATCAAGCGGGCGGCGGACATCATGAACTTCCTCGACAGCTCGATCGAAGGCCAGCTCATGGACTCGATCCGCGAAGTCGACGAAGACCTGTCCGGTCAGATCGAAGACCTCATGTTCGTGTTCAACAACCTGGCCGACGTCGACGACCGCGGTATCCAGGCGCTGTTGCGCGAAGTGTCCTCCGATGTGCTGGTACTGGCCCTCAAGGGTTCGGACGAGGGCGTCAAGGAAAAGATCTTCAAGAACATGTCCAAACGTGCTGCCGAACTGCTGCGCGACGACCTCGAGGCCAAAGGCCCGGTGCGCGTCAGCGACGTGGAAACCGCGCAGAAGGAAATCCTCACCATCGCCCGCCGTATGGCCGAAGCCGGAGAAATCGTGCTCGGTGGCAAGGGCGGCGAGGAAATGATCTAA
- the fliH gene encoding flagellar assembly protein FliH has product MGQNDDDVTDLIRARDVRGFETWAIPSFDPPAPEPEPEPEPEPPEMEEVPLDEVQPLTLEELESIRQEAYNEGFAIGEKEGFHSATLKVRQEAEVALTAKINSLEQLMANLFEPIAEQDTQIEKSLVDLVQHIAKQVIQRELAIDSTQIEHVMRDALKLLPLGVGNVRLYVNPQDFEQVKALRERHEETWRIVEDESLLPGGCRVETEHSRIDASIETRVGQVMAKLFDQLHEQALHPAESDLSLDLPETPKPAPVTDEPLADASDAP; this is encoded by the coding sequence ATGGGCCAGAATGACGACGATGTGACGGACCTGATCCGTGCCCGGGACGTCCGCGGTTTCGAAACCTGGGCAATCCCAAGCTTCGATCCGCCGGCGCCGGAACCCGAGCCGGAACCAGAGCCCGAACCGCCGGAAATGGAAGAAGTGCCGCTGGACGAAGTCCAGCCACTGACCCTGGAAGAACTCGAAAGCATCCGTCAGGAGGCTTACAACGAGGGCTTCGCCATCGGCGAAAAAGAAGGTTTTCATAGCGCCACCCTCAAAGTGCGCCAGGAAGCCGAAGTTGCCCTGACAGCCAAGATCAACAGCCTTGAGCAGTTGATGGCGAACCTGTTCGAACCCATAGCCGAACAAGATACCCAGATCGAAAAGTCCCTGGTCGACCTCGTGCAGCACATCGCCAAACAGGTGATTCAGCGCGAGCTGGCCATCGACTCGACGCAGATCGAACACGTCATGCGCGACGCCCTCAAGCTGTTGCCGCTGGGCGTGGGCAATGTGCGGCTGTACGTCAATCCGCAGGATTTCGAACAGGTCAAAGCCCTGCGCGAACGTCATGAGGAAACCTGGCGTATCGTCGAGGACGAGTCGCTGCTGCCGGGCGGTTGCCGGGTCGAAACCGAACACAGCCGGATCGATGCGAGCATCGAAACCCGTGTCGGCCAGGTCATGGCCAAGCTGTTCGATCAGTTGCACGAACAGGCCTTGCACCCGGCCGAGTCGGACCTGAGCCTGGATCTGCCGGAAACGCCGAAACCGGCCCCTGTCACCGACGAGCCGCTCGCGGACGCCTCCGATGCGCCTTGA
- the fliI gene encoding flagellar protein export ATPase FliI, whose translation MRLERTSFAKRLSTYAEATEIPGAPILEGRLLRMVGLTLEAEGLRAAMGTRCMVINDDSYHPSQVEAEVMGFSGNKVFLMPVGSVAGIAPGARVVPLADTGRLPMGMSMLGRVLDGAGRALDGKGGMKAEDWVPMDGPTINPLNRDPISEPLDVGIRCINGLLTVGRGQRLGLFAGTGVGKSVLLGMMTRFTEADIIVVGLIGERGREVKEFIEHILGEEGLKRSVVVASPADDAPLMRLRAAMYCTRIAEYFRDKGKNVLLLMDSLTRFAQAQREIALAIGEPPATKGYPPSVFAKLPKLVERAGNAEKGGGSITAFYTVLSEGDDQQDPIADSARGVLDGHIVLSRRLAEEGHYPAIDIEASISRVMPAVVAPEHMTRAQYFKQLWSRYQQSRDLISVGAYVAGGDRETDLAINLQPQLVRYLRQGLNDSISLGESEAYLETIFAPAAGG comes from the coding sequence ATGCGCCTTGAACGCACCAGTTTCGCCAAGCGCCTGAGCACCTACGCCGAGGCCACCGAGATCCCCGGTGCGCCGATCCTCGAAGGGCGGCTGCTGCGTATGGTCGGCCTGACCCTCGAAGCCGAAGGCCTGCGCGCCGCCATGGGCACCCGCTGCATGGTAATCAACGACGACAGCTATCACCCGTCGCAGGTTGAAGCGGAAGTGATGGGTTTCTCCGGCAACAAAGTTTTCCTGATGCCGGTTGGCAGTGTTGCCGGTATTGCGCCGGGCGCCCGTGTGGTGCCGTTGGCCGATACCGGTCGCCTGCCGATGGGCATGAGCATGCTCGGTCGCGTGCTGGATGGCGCCGGACGTGCGCTGGACGGCAAGGGCGGCATGAAAGCCGAAGACTGGGTGCCGATGGACGGCCCGACCATCAACCCGCTCAACCGTGACCCGATCAGCGAACCGCTGGACGTCGGCATTCGTTGCATCAACGGTTTGTTGACGGTCGGTCGCGGTCAGCGTCTGGGCCTGTTCGCCGGTACCGGTGTCGGTAAATCGGTATTGCTCGGCATGATGACCCGCTTCACCGAGGCCGACATCATCGTCGTTGGCCTGATCGGTGAGCGGGGTCGCGAAGTTAAAGAATTCATCGAGCACATCCTCGGTGAAGAAGGCCTCAAGCGTTCGGTGGTGGTTGCATCCCCAGCGGACGATGCGCCACTGATGCGTCTGCGCGCAGCGATGTACTGCACGCGGATCGCCGAGTATTTCCGCGACAAGGGCAAAAACGTCCTGTTGCTGATGGATTCCCTGACCCGTTTTGCCCAGGCCCAGCGGGAAATCGCTTTGGCTATCGGCGAGCCGCCGGCGACCAAGGGTTATCCACCTTCAGTGTTCGCCAAACTGCCGAAACTGGTAGAGCGCGCCGGTAATGCGGAGAAGGGCGGTGGTTCGATCACGGCCTTCTACACCGTGTTGTCCGAGGGCGATGACCAGCAGGACCCGATTGCCGACTCGGCGCGAGGCGTGCTCGACGGGCACATCGTGCTGTCCCGGCGTCTGGCCGAAGAAGGTCATTACCCGGCCATCGATATCGAAGCGTCGATCAGCCGGGTGATGCCGGCTGTGGTCGCGCCGGAGCACATGACCCGTGCGCAGTACTTCAAGCAACTGTGGTCGCGCTATCAACAGAGTCGCGATCTGATCAGCGTCGGCGCGTACGTCGCCGGCGGTGACCGCGAAACGGACCTTGCCATCAATCTGCAGCCGCAACTGGTCAGATATTTGCGTCAGGGCCTGAACGACAGCATCAGCCTGGGTGAAAGCGAGGCGTACCTCGAAACGATTTTCGCCCCTGCGGCCGGCGGGTAA
- the fliJ gene encoding flagellar export protein FliJ — translation MALSRAARLAPVVEMAEKAEKTAVQRLGYFQGQVKVAESKLADLHAFRLDYSEQWIVRGSTGVSGQWLLGFQGFLAQLDTAVDQQLQSLQWHQNNLDKARDAWQQAFARVEGLRKLVQRYRDEAQRAEDKREQKLLDELSQRLPRRDAY, via the coding sequence ATGGCCCTGAGCCGAGCCGCGCGTCTGGCGCCGGTGGTGGAAATGGCCGAAAAAGCCGAGAAAACCGCCGTGCAGCGCCTGGGTTATTTCCAGGGGCAGGTGAAGGTGGCCGAAAGCAAACTCGCCGACCTGCATGCCTTTCGTCTGGATTACTCCGAGCAATGGATCGTACGCGGCAGTACGGGCGTGTCTGGGCAATGGCTGCTGGGTTTTCAGGGCTTTCTGGCGCAACTCGATACTGCGGTCGATCAACAGCTGCAAAGTCTGCAATGGCACCAGAACAATCTGGACAAGGCCCGCGATGCGTGGCAGCAGGCGTTTGCTCGGGTCGAGGGGCTGCGAAAACTTGTACAACGCTACCGCGACGAAGCCCAGCGTGCCGAAGACAAGCGCGAGCAGAAGCTGCTGGACGAGTTGTCCCAGCGCCTGCCGCGCCGTGATGCCTACTGA